The following coding sequences are from one Gossypium raimondii isolate GPD5lz chromosome 4, ASM2569854v1, whole genome shotgun sequence window:
- the LOC128040467 gene encoding uncharacterized protein LOC128040467, with protein MESLALSGRMARWQILLTEYDIVYVSQKSIKGSAIADFLASRTTEEYEPLRFEFPDEDLMCISEKEGESSKGKSWKMSFDGASNALGHGIGAVLVSPEGDYYPLTARLNLFCTNNIAEYEACIMALRAAIKRKIKILEVHGDSALVIYQIRGDWEVRDSKLVKYRDLVAELVKEFKEVIFNYFPREENQLADALATWLQCSKQIEKLK; from the coding sequence atggagtcacTTGCACTCTCAGGGAGAATGGCCCGATGGCAGATCCTATTGACTGAGTATGACATTGTATATGTGAGCCAAAAGTCGATAAAAGGAAGCGCAATAGCTGACTTCTTGGCAAGTCGAACAACGGAGGAATACGAACCTTTGAGATTTGAGTTCCcagatgaagatttgatgtgcATTTCAGAAAAAGAGGGCGAGTCATCAAAAGGAAAGTCATGGAAGATGAGCTTTGATGGTGCATCAAATGCATTGGGGCATGGGATAGGAGCAGTCTTAGTGTCACCTGAAGGGGACTATTACCCGCTTACTGCCAGATTGAATTTATTCTGTACAAATAATATAGCGGAATATGAGGCTTGCATCATGGCACTTCGTGCAGCTATCAagaggaaaatcaaaattttagaggtACACGGGGACTCAGCATTAGTCATTTATCAAATTCGTGGAGATTGGGAAGTGAGGGATTcaaaattagtcaaatatcGCGATCTCGTTGCAGAATTGGTCAAAGAATTTAAAGAAGTGATTTTTAACTACTTTCCACGAGAAGAGAACCAATTGGCTGATGCTCTGGCCACttggcttcaatgttcaaagcaaatagagaaactgaaataa
- the LOC105797583 gene encoding uncharacterized protein LOC105797583: MFVSNPGANPLDPIVPDLDNPVEVARLRIDDNNAQDKYRILEERIKAVEGAEVFSTLSAKELILVPDLVLPPKFKAPDFEKYDGKRCLKAHLIMFCRKMTGYVNDDKLLVHYFQDSLVGSALRWYNQLSREKIRSWKDLASAFCEQYRHVSDMVEPPLTKTEITVLYVNTLKAPFYDKLVGSATKDFTNIVISGELIENTVKSGRMEGPESSKRAVPVKKKEAEAHMVGTESHCAPISYSAQSRPHYRPPSNFYFPPQGPYYQAPPSYPVYVVNNQRPFIVFPPNTMPAQSQPKNEQRPARPNPERPQFTPIPVSYEELYPKLLEKQLISPHYMAPLKPPFPKWRVQGLIDAGVLRFDGVSNVTGNPLPNHTSGNVNAVTNEDNWRAKVHVAEVRTPLRKVWEMMIENGLLCPPSRILKEESKKDQSFCDFHGIEGHDIQSCKEFRKLLQDMMDNKEIKVLDSVERAEEGEICASDNQSTVLPYSVDRPLVIYYEAKKEEVSREVKPSLIIEVPVPFSYKDNKAVPWKYDVNIVVPEGEKSKVMNEDVSGVGHFTRAEGVILRDS, translated from the exons ATGTTTGTATCGAACCCTGGGGCTAATCCCTTAGATCCAATTGTTCCAGACTTAGATAATCCTGTAGAAGTAGCAAGGCTGAGAATTGATGACAATAACGCTCAGGATAAGTATAGGATCCTGGAAGAGAGGATCAAGGCAGTAGAAGGCGCTGAAGTTTTCTCTACTTTGAGTGCCAAAGAGCTCATTTTGGTACCTGATTTGGTCCTACCCCCAAAATTTAAGGCACCTGATTTTGAGAAGTATGACGGAAAAAGATGTTTAAAGGCACATTTGATCATGTTTTGCCGAAAGATGACTGGTTATGTAAACGATGATAAATTGTTGGTGCATTACTTTCAAGATAGTTTGGTTGGCTCAGCCCTTCGATGGTATAATCAACTCAGTAGAGAGAAAATTCGATCATGGAAGGATTTGGCTTCAGCATTCTGTGAGCAATATAGGCATGTATCGGATATG GTGGAGCCTCCGTTAACTAAGACAGAGATAACGGTCCTCTACGTTAATACTCTCAAAGCGCCATTTTACGATAAATTGGTAGGAAGCGCCACAAAGGACTTTACGAATATTGTAATATCCGGGGAACTTATCGAAAACACCGTCAAGAGTGGGAGAATGGAAGGCCCCGAGAGTTCGAAGAGGGCGGTACctgtaaagaaaaaggaggcAGAGGCCCATATGGTTGGAACCGAGAGCCACTGTGCTCCCATTTCGTACTCCGCCCAATCACGACCTCATTACCGCCCACCTTCAAACTTCTACTTTCCTCCTCAAGGTCCTTACTACCAGGCACCTCCGTCTTACCCTGTTTATGTTGTGAATAACCAAAGGCCATTCATCGTGTTCCCGCCAAACACCATGCCTGCACAAAGCCAACCCAAAAATGAACAAAGACCAGCAAGACCCAATCCTGAAAGACCTCAGTTTACTCCAATTCCTGTATCATATGAAGAGTTATACCCGAAGCTGTtggaaaaacaattaatttccCCACATTACATGGCACCCCTGAAGCCTCCATTTCCGAAGTG GAGGGTTCAAGGTCTCATCGATGCTGGTGTTCTGCGATTCGATGGTGTTAGCAATGTGACGGGAAATCCTCTTCCTAACCATACTAGTGGCAATGTAAATGCGGTGACAAATGAAGACAATTGGCGAGCCAAAGTTCATGTTGCCGAAGTAAGGACACCTTTGCGGAAGGTGTGGGAGATGATGATTGAAAATGGCTTGCTCTGCCCGCCTAGTAGGATTCTCAAGGAGGAAAGTAAAAAAGACCAGAGTTTCTGTGATTTTCATGGCATCGAAGGGCATGATATCCAATCTTGCAAGGAATTTAGAAAATTACTTCAGGacatgatggataacaaagagatCAAGGTCCTTGATAGTGTGGAGAGGGCCGAAGAAGGAGAAATATGTGCCTCTGATAATCAATCGACGGTTCTACCTTATAGCGTCGATAGACCTTTGGTGATTTATTACGAGGCGAAGAAGGAAGAGGTTAGTCGAGAAGTGAAACCAAGTTTGATAATCGAAGTACCTGTTCCTTTCTCTTACAAGGACAACAAGGCAGTGCCGTGGAAGTATGATGTCAATATCGTTGTGCCTGAAGGTGAAAAGTCAAAAGTTATGAATGAAGATGTCAGCGGAGTAGGACATTTTACTCGCGCGGAAGGTGTTATTCTCCGAGACAGTTGA